A single genomic interval of Flavobacterium sp. N2820 harbors:
- the panB gene encoding 3-methyl-2-oxobutanoate hydroxymethyltransferase, which translates to MSVAKKDYKRITTKTLIEMKENGEKISMLTAYDFTMAKIVDSAGVDVILVGDSASNVMAGHETTLPITLDQMIYHASSVVRACERALVVVDLPFGSYQSDSKEALRSSIRIMKESGGHAVKLEGGSEIKDSIKKILNAGIPVMGHLGLTPQSIYKFGTYTVRAKEDAEAEKLLEDAKMLEKLGCFALVLEKIPAALAEKVAKSISIPVIGIGAGSGVDGQVLVIHDMLGMNNEFSPRFLRRYLDLYDQMTTAIGQYVTDVKSKDFPNANEQY; encoded by the coding sequence ATGTCTGTAGCAAAAAAAGATTACAAGAGAATTACGACCAAAACACTAATCGAAATGAAAGAAAATGGAGAAAAAATCTCCATGCTTACTGCTTATGATTTCACAATGGCAAAAATTGTTGATTCAGCTGGTGTAGATGTAATCTTAGTTGGCGATTCCGCAAGTAATGTAATGGCTGGACATGAAACAACACTTCCAATTACACTTGACCAAATGATTTATCACGCATCAAGTGTGGTTAGAGCCTGTGAGAGAGCTTTAGTGGTGGTAGATTTACCTTTTGGAAGTTACCAATCTGATTCTAAAGAAGCGTTGCGTTCTTCTATCAGAATTATGAAAGAAAGTGGCGGACATGCAGTAAAACTAGAAGGTGGAAGCGAAATAAAAGATTCAATAAAAAAAATATTAAATGCAGGAATTCCTGTAATGGGTCACTTGGGTTTAACACCACAATCTATCTATAAATTCGGAACGTATACGGTTAGAGCAAAAGAAGATGCTGAAGCTGAAAAATTATTAGAAGACGCAAAAATGCTTGAAAAATTAGGTTGCTTTGCCCTAGTTTTAGAAAAAATACCAGCAGCTTTGGCAGAGAAAGTAGCAAAAAGTATTTCAATACCTGTTATTGGAATTGGAGCTGGAAGTGGCGTGGACGGACAAGTATTGGTAATCCATGATATGTTAGGAATGAATAATGAATTTAGTCCAAGATTTTTGAGAAGATATTTAGATTTATACGATCAAATGACAACTGCAATAGGACAATATGTAACCGATGTAAAATCGAAAGATTTTCCAAATGCTAATGAACAATATTAA
- a CDS encoding nuclear transport factor 2 family protein — MKKFLTVTIVLISNFIFAQDATPKEVVDDFFKAFHAKDTIALNELCHSEIVLRTIANTKEGYKLEAENFDDFLKSIATIPANLKIVEKLIDYKVEIDGNLAHVWTPYEFYVNDKLSHIGANAFTLYNDNGKWQIIHLIDTRRKKSL, encoded by the coding sequence ATGAAAAAGTTTTTGACTGTCACAATCGTTTTAATATCAAATTTTATTTTTGCTCAAGATGCAACTCCTAAAGAGGTAGTTGATGATTTTTTTAAAGCATTTCATGCAAAAGATACCATTGCATTAAATGAATTATGTCATTCTGAAATCGTATTGCGAACCATTGCTAATACTAAAGAAGGTTATAAGTTAGAAGCAGAAAACTTTGATGATTTCTTAAAATCGATTGCTACAATTCCTGCCAATCTCAAAATAGTTGAAAAACTTATCGATTATAAAGTAGAAATTGACGGTAATTTAGCACATGTTTGGACTCCTTATGAGTTTTATGTAAATGATAAGCTAAGTCACATTGGTGCAAACGCTTTTACCTTGTATAACGACAACGGAAAATGGCAAATTATCCATTTGATTGACACCAGAAGAAAAAAATCTTTATAA
- a CDS encoding ATP-binding protein: MFSRTSNPNNQYIFSILLVVLVSLVCFTFKDIIGYKVIAFILLVTVSFVAMFYRIVPTLLAAVLSALIWNFFFIKPYYTFHIGNTEDKFMFFMYFVIALINAVLTFKIRQIERIANEKESKLQSIKLYSTLLDSLSHELKTPIAAIIGSTDALQSNAIMTENQKEKLLEEISIASLRLNNQVENLLNMSRLESGVIVAKMDWVDVNEIVYEVIRALKIKSYTQKIVVTAPENLPLFKLDYGLTEHVIYNLLNNAIIYTPEKSTITINLSYTEDTLQIKILDEGKGFPEDEIAFVFDKFYRLKNSRPGGSGLGLSIVKGFVEAQNGTVALENRVEGGAKFVIKIKTEVSKFNPIENE; encoded by the coding sequence GTGTTTAGTAGAACATCAAATCCTAACAATCAATATATTTTCAGCATACTATTAGTGGTGCTGGTTTCCCTTGTTTGTTTTACATTTAAAGACATTATTGGCTACAAAGTTATTGCCTTTATTCTTTTGGTTACTGTTTCTTTTGTAGCCATGTTTTACAGAATTGTTCCAACATTATTAGCTGCTGTTTTGAGTGCTTTAATTTGGAATTTCTTTTTTATCAAGCCTTATTATACGTTTCACATCGGAAATACAGAAGACAAATTTATGTTCTTTATGTATTTTGTAATTGCTTTAATTAATGCTGTTTTGACGTTCAAAATCAGACAAATTGAACGAATTGCGAATGAAAAAGAATCAAAATTACAATCCATAAAACTCTACAGCACCCTTTTAGATAGTTTATCTCACGAATTAAAAACGCCTATTGCTGCCATTATTGGTTCAACCGATGCGCTTCAAAGCAATGCAATTATGACCGAAAATCAGAAAGAAAAATTATTGGAAGAAATTTCAATTGCTTCGTTGCGACTGAATAATCAAGTTGAAAATTTATTGAATATGTCGCGATTAGAATCGGGTGTTATTGTTGCAAAAATGGACTGGGTTGATGTGAATGAAATTGTATATGAAGTAATTAGAGCGCTGAAAATTAAATCATACACGCAAAAAATAGTAGTTACTGCTCCCGAAAATCTACCGCTTTTTAAATTGGATTACGGTTTAACAGAACATGTTATTTACAATTTATTGAACAATGCCATAATTTATACGCCTGAAAAAAGCACTATAACAATCAATTTATCATATACCGAAGATACTTTGCAAATTAAAATTTTAGATGAAGGAAAAGGTTTTCCAGAAGATGAAATTGCCTTTGTTTTTGATAAATTTTACAGACTTAAAAATTCGCGTCCTGGTGGTTCAGGTTTGGGATTATCTATTGTAAAAGGTTTCGTTGAAGCGCAAAACGGAACTGTAGCTTTAGAAAATAGAGTAGAAGGTGGAGCAAAATTTGTAATCAAAATTAAAACCGAAGTTTCAAAATTTAATCCGATAGAAAATGAATAA
- a CDS encoding response regulator: MNKRQILVIDDESQIRKLLEITLSTNDFEVKLAENGLEGIRFAATFQPDLIMLDLGLPDVDGQKVLQQLREWYLNPIMILSVKSEESEIVKALDNGANDYLIKPFRTQELLARVRSHMRNHIKEASEPVISSTNFSIDLMVRIVKVNNEEVKLTQTEFNLLAILAKNEGKVLTHQYLLKEIWGKSYSDQTQYLRVFVAQLRKKIEKDANHPEMILTESGIGYRFILT, translated from the coding sequence ATGAATAAGCGCCAAATTTTAGTCATTGATGATGAATCGCAAATCAGAAAGCTTTTAGAAATTACTTTGAGCACGAATGATTTTGAGGTGAAATTGGCCGAAAATGGCTTAGAAGGTATTCGTTTTGCGGCAACTTTTCAACCCGATTTGATTATGCTCGACTTAGGTTTGCCTGATGTTGATGGTCAAAAAGTATTGCAGCAATTGCGCGAATGGTATTTGAATCCCATCATGATTTTATCGGTAAAAAGTGAAGAATCGGAAATTGTAAAAGCTCTAGATAATGGAGCTAATGATTATTTAATTAAACCCTTTAGAACGCAAGAATTATTAGCAAGAGTTCGTTCTCACATGAGAAATCACATCAAAGAAGCTTCTGAACCAGTAATTAGTTCAACTAATTTTTCAATTGATTTGATGGTGCGAATTGTAAAAGTGAATAACGAAGAAGTTAAATTAACTCAAACAGAGTTTAATTTGTTAGCCATTTTGGCAAAAAATGAAGGAAAAGTATTAACACATCAATACTTATTAAAAGAAATTTGGGGTAAAAGTTATAGCGACCAAACCCAATATCTACGCGTGTTTGTAGCACAATTAAGAAAAAAAATTGAAAAAGATGCCAATCATCCGGAAATGATTCTCACCGAAAGCGGAATTGGTTATCGATTTATTCTGACATAA
- a CDS encoding RluA family pseudouridine synthase, translating into MSNKEISTKNNLQILHEDNHIIVINKRVGDIVQGDKTGDKPLSDVVKEYIKEKYNKPGDVFLGVVHRLDRPTTGIVVFAKTSKALTRLNETFKNRETQKTYWAVVKNVPPKEQDKLIHFLKRNTKNNTSKAHLKEVPDSKQASLSYQVFKKLTNYYALEIDLHTGRHHQIRAQLQAIGCPIKGDLKYGFDRSNPDGGIHLHARKLVLTHPVSKEIFTFIANPPKDVIWDLI; encoded by the coding sequence GTGTCTAACAAAGAAATTTCAACCAAAAATAACCTTCAAATCCTTCACGAAGACAATCATATTATTGTCATCAATAAGCGTGTAGGCGATATTGTACAAGGAGACAAAACAGGCGACAAACCACTTTCGGATGTTGTAAAAGAATACATCAAAGAAAAGTACAATAAACCAGGCGATGTTTTTTTAGGGGTCGTGCATCGTTTAGACAGACCTACTACAGGAATTGTGGTTTTTGCAAAAACATCCAAAGCACTTACTCGTTTAAACGAAACATTTAAAAATAGAGAAACTCAAAAAACGTATTGGGCAGTTGTTAAAAATGTGCCTCCAAAAGAACAAGATAAACTGATTCATTTCTTAAAAAGAAACACCAAAAACAACACATCCAAAGCGCATTTAAAAGAAGTTCCTGATAGCAAACAAGCTAGTTTAAGTTACCAAGTATTTAAAAAGCTAACCAATTATTATGCGTTAGAAATTGATTTGCATACAGGAAGACATCACCAAATTAGAGCACAATTACAAGCAATTGGTTGTCCTATTAAAGGGGATTTAAAATATGGTTTTGACCGAAGTAACCCCGACGGAGGAATACATCTTCATGCAAGAAAATTGGTTTTAACGCATCCGGTTTCAAAAGAAATTTTTACATTTATAGCAAATCCTCCCAAAGATGTTATTTGGGATTTAATTTAA
- a CDS encoding TrkH family potassium uptake protein, with protein MPKTLFQTVRREYLKFHLRLNPQQSLFFGFFMYMVLGWIFLSLPFSQKIPTDFIDTLFTSTSALSTTGLATVSTFDNYTFFGQFIILTLIQIGGIGYMTLTTYILLSTTKQITHWHKKILHNEFTMPKEFKIQDFLKSVIVFTFTIEIIGAILFYFAFRPIHSDTFFTIWTSVFHSVSSFCTAGFSLYNTSFEAYATNTFLNGIVLFLTISGGLGFIVVTDIWYYFSKKSNSISFTTKMITLSFFGVLFIATAITFFGESTIQHYPVFERLEIAAFQTVNAISTAGYNSIPLSNLTLGVLLTIIFLMYVGAAPSSTGGGMKITTLTAVIAIVKSKVRNQAKVTYLGKKIPADRLEMAVSTFIFYTAILFFSVFLLSFTENQSLEKLLFEATSAIGTVGLSMGITGSLSVWGKIILISIMFIGRVGVITFGLAILAKKQHKKIDNETDLAV; from the coding sequence ATGCCTAAAACTTTATTTCAAACCGTAAGACGCGAATATTTAAAATTTCATTTGCGATTAAATCCACAACAGAGTTTGTTTTTTGGATTTTTCATGTACATGGTCTTGGGTTGGATTTTTCTATCCTTACCCTTTTCTCAGAAAATCCCAACAGATTTCATTGATACACTTTTTACATCCACATCAGCACTTTCTACTACAGGATTAGCAACGGTGAGTACGTTTGATAATTATACCTTTTTTGGACAATTCATAATTCTAACATTGATTCAAATTGGTGGAATTGGCTACATGACCTTAACGACTTATATTTTACTTTCTACCACAAAACAGATTACCCATTGGCATAAAAAAATCTTGCATAACGAGTTTACTATGCCAAAAGAATTCAAAATTCAGGATTTCTTAAAATCAGTTATTGTATTCACGTTTACCATCGAAATTATTGGAGCTATTTTGTTTTATTTTGCTTTTAGACCTATTCATTCTGATACTTTTTTTACAATTTGGACTAGTGTTTTCCATAGTGTTTCTTCTTTTTGTACCGCTGGATTTAGTTTATACAATACCAGTTTTGAAGCTTATGCAACCAATACTTTTTTAAATGGAATTGTACTCTTTTTAACAATTTCTGGAGGATTAGGGTTTATTGTTGTAACTGATATTTGGTATTATTTTTCAAAAAAATCAAATTCCATTTCGTTTACTACAAAAATGATTACTTTATCGTTCTTTGGCGTTTTGTTTATTGCAACTGCAATTACTTTTTTTGGAGAGAGTACCATACAACATTATCCCGTTTTTGAACGATTAGAAATTGCCGCTTTTCAAACAGTTAACGCAATATCAACAGCGGGTTACAATTCTATTCCACTCAGTAATTTGACTTTAGGAGTTTTACTAACCATTATTTTCTTAATGTATGTTGGAGCAGCACCTTCAAGTACCGGAGGAGGTATGAAAATAACAACTTTAACAGCTGTAATTGCGATTGTAAAGAGCAAAGTAAGAAACCAAGCAAAAGTGACTTATTTAGGTAAAAAAATTCCAGCAGACCGATTAGAAATGGCAGTTTCAACTTTTATTTTTTACACAGCAATTTTATTTTTTAGTGTATTTTTGTTAAGTTTTACTGAAAATCAATCGTTAGAAAAGTTACTATTTGAAGCTACTTCAGCCATTGGAACAGTTGGTTTAAGTATGGGAATTACCGGAAGTTTATCGGTTTGGGGAAAAATAATTTTAATTAGCATCATGTTTATTGGAAGGGTAGGCGTTATTACTTTTGGATTAGCCATTTTAGCTAAAAAACAACATAAAAAAATTGACAATGAAACAGATTTGGCTGTATAG
- the nhaD gene encoding sodium:proton antiporter NhaD: protein MISILLAVAILGYLSVIMESPIRINKTITALLTGTICWVVIALYSNDDQHLVTERLMEYFGEISGLLIFLMGAMTIVELIDIHRGFTVITSRIRTTSVLRLLWIVAFITFVLSALLDNLATAIIMVTLLRKLMPKGEIRMMLTGIVVIAANAGGAFSPIGDVTTTLLWIGGQVSSFGIVKALFLPSIMVLLVPVIIASFRIKGFAVLRAQVSMAQVRQEEKMRGSMSVFIAGVIGLIMVPVIKTLTGLPPFIGVLISLSMVSLVSIMYHRKKTQEEKDKFSVAYALTKVDISSILYFMGILLMVFALQEVGILREMATFLVTNLPNTDSMIIAIGVLSSIVDNGSLVAATQGMFSLADYPMDHSLWEFIALCAGTGGSMLVIGSAAGIAVMEKEKITFMWYLKKITPLAIAGYIAGIVTYLVQVLLMH from the coding sequence ATGATATCTATATTACTTGCAGTTGCAATTTTGGGTTATTTATCTGTTATAATGGAATCTCCCATTCGAATTAATAAAACCATTACCGCTTTACTTACAGGAACAATTTGTTGGGTTGTAATTGCATTATACAGTAATGATGACCAGCATTTAGTTACAGAGCGATTAATGGAATATTTTGGCGAAATTTCGGGGTTGTTGATCTTTTTGATGGGCGCCATGACTATTGTTGAGTTGATCGATATTCATAGAGGATTTACAGTAATTACGAGTAGAATTAGAACCACTTCGGTTTTAAGATTATTGTGGATTGTTGCTTTTATAACCTTTGTTTTATCTGCTTTATTGGATAATTTGGCTACCGCTATTATTATGGTAACACTTTTAAGAAAGTTAATGCCAAAAGGTGAAATTAGAATGATGTTAACCGGAATTGTTGTTATTGCAGCTAATGCTGGAGGTGCTTTTAGTCCAATTGGTGATGTCACCACAACTTTGTTATGGATTGGTGGACAAGTAAGTTCTTTTGGAATTGTAAAGGCGTTATTTTTACCTTCAATAATGGTTTTGTTGGTTCCTGTAATTATTGCGAGTTTTAGAATAAAAGGTTTTGCAGTTTTGCGAGCGCAAGTATCAATGGCTCAAGTGCGTCAAGAAGAGAAAATGAGAGGAAGCATGAGTGTTTTTATCGCTGGAGTAATTGGATTAATTATGGTTCCTGTAATCAAAACCTTAACGGGATTACCACCATTTATTGGCGTTTTAATTTCTTTATCAATGGTTTCTTTAGTTTCTATAATGTATCACAGAAAGAAAACACAAGAAGAAAAAGATAAATTTTCGGTGGCCTATGCTTTAACCAAAGTTGACATTAGCTCAATTCTATATTTTATGGGAATTTTATTAATGGTTTTTGCGTTGCAAGAAGTTGGTATTTTACGAGAAATGGCTACTTTTTTAGTTACAAATTTACCCAATACAGATTCCATGATTATTGCAATTGGGGTATTGTCATCAATCGTAGATAACGGAAGTTTAGTTGCAGCCACACAAGGAATGTTTTCATTAGCAGATTATCCAATGGATCATTCTTTATGGGAATTTATTGCATTGTGTGCAGGAACAGGCGGAAGTATGTTAGTAATTGGATCTGCAGCAGGTATTGCTGTCATGGAAAAAGAAAAAATTACGTTTATGTGGTATTTAAAAAAGATAACTCCGCTTGCAATAGCAGGATACATTGCTGGAATTGTAACATATTTAGTTCAAGTGCTACTAATGCATTAA
- a CDS encoding neutral zinc metallopeptidase yields MKWRGRRQSDNVEDRRGMSGGGKAIVGGGLIGVVILLLNMFGGENAKMLTPLLEQINQGQQTAPTEQRDLTAEEKEMGEFVKTVLADTEDIWTKIFEENNLGTYKQPVMVLFSGSVETACGGASSASGPFYCPGDQKVYMDLTFFEELRTRFGAKGGDFAIAYVIAHEVGHHVQTLLGTSAKVRQLQQTKSETEGNKLSVCLELQADFYGGLWAHYNKQYLEAGDIEEALSAAHAVGDDAIQSKMQGHVVPDSFTHGTSEQRMKWFMKGYNSGDIRLHDTFNEEL; encoded by the coding sequence ATGAAATGGAGAGGCAGACGTCAAAGTGACAACGTAGAAGACCGCAGAGGTATGTCGGGCGGTGGTAAAGCAATCGTTGGAGGTGGTTTAATTGGTGTTGTAATTCTATTACTGAATATGTTTGGTGGTGAAAATGCCAAAATGTTAACACCTCTTTTGGAACAAATAAATCAAGGCCAACAAACAGCTCCAACAGAACAACGCGACCTTACCGCTGAAGAAAAAGAAATGGGTGAATTTGTCAAAACTGTTTTAGCCGATACCGAAGATATTTGGACAAAAATTTTTGAAGAGAATAACCTTGGAACCTACAAACAACCTGTAATGGTGTTGTTTTCTGGTTCAGTTGAAACTGCTTGTGGAGGCGCAAGTTCGGCTTCAGGTCCATTTTATTGTCCTGGCGACCAAAAAGTGTATATGGATTTAACTTTCTTCGAGGAACTTCGTACCCGTTTTGGAGCAAAAGGGGGTGACTTTGCAATTGCATATGTAATTGCTCATGAAGTAGGACATCACGTACAAACCCTATTGGGCACTTCAGCTAAAGTAAGGCAATTACAACAAACCAAAAGCGAAACGGAAGGAAATAAATTATCAGTATGCCTAGAACTACAAGCCGATTTTTATGGCGGTTTATGGGCGCATTACAATAAGCAATACCTAGAAGCTGGTGATATTGAAGAGGCATTAAGCGCTGCACACGCGGTAGGCGATGATGCCATTCAAAGTAAAATGCAAGGACATGTTGTTCCTGATTCATTTACACACGGCACCTCAGAACAACGTATGAAATGGTTTATGAAAGGATATAATTCTGGTGATATTCGATTACACGACACTTTTAATGAAGAATTGTAA